One Myxococcaceae bacterium JPH2 genomic window carries:
- a CDS encoding DUF1570 domain-containing protein, producing the protein MTWRWTCLLVGMVALGSGCATSRALCPEEGGRPWREVRSQHFRVQTNLDSKAAAKSAVEMEEFRRSLLLAWGDQFDPPGTLDVILVSNLEELREFAHDQVGGFVAITTTGLTMVMTGAGGYLFADTSGDKATQAHELAHYLSAFALPRQPRWLAEGLAEYLETVTIKPSTRDVVLGRVDLRNVGYLRAHGWLSVEELWDWDKNTDLDAAEQRRHYASAWLWVHYLINEHGDRFADFENRLARGEEPRNAYSAAFKGVPNPGEGLPNYIQIGRYAVLTQPLPAVNPQVQEHPMTPAEVHSVRARLFKLAPSTRTPQETQALFERELAQALKEDSTSVAANQLYAETLEKPEQQLARARPLVQQHPEDGRAWLMLAESLRATGSAAEEQEKAFQRAVELLPDSPTAHNGLAWFYANTTHPERGLAAAARAVALKPGDSAILDTYAALLFQTHRCPEALALQQRAVDMIHERAPATFRGTLEQRRAQYEAACAKPSTPKP; encoded by the coding sequence ATGACCTGGCGATGGACATGTCTCTTGGTGGGAATGGTGGCACTGGGGTCCGGCTGCGCGACGTCTCGCGCCTTGTGTCCCGAGGAGGGAGGCCGACCCTGGCGTGAGGTGCGCAGCCAGCACTTCCGAGTCCAGACGAACCTGGACTCGAAGGCGGCGGCGAAGTCCGCGGTGGAAATGGAGGAGTTCCGCCGCTCGCTGCTCCTCGCGTGGGGCGACCAGTTCGATCCGCCCGGGACGCTGGACGTCATCCTCGTGAGCAACCTGGAGGAGCTGCGGGAGTTCGCGCATGACCAGGTGGGTGGATTCGTGGCGATCACCACCACGGGATTGACGATGGTGATGACCGGAGCGGGTGGGTATCTGTTCGCGGACACCTCGGGGGACAAGGCCACCCAGGCGCACGAGCTGGCGCACTACCTGAGCGCGTTCGCCCTGCCACGCCAGCCGCGCTGGCTCGCCGAAGGACTGGCCGAGTACCTGGAGACCGTCACCATCAAGCCGAGCACCCGCGACGTGGTCCTCGGCCGCGTCGACCTCCGGAACGTGGGCTACCTGCGTGCCCATGGGTGGTTGAGCGTGGAGGAGCTGTGGGATTGGGACAAGAACACCGATCTCGACGCAGCAGAGCAGCGGCGGCACTACGCCTCGGCCTGGCTCTGGGTCCACTACCTCATCAACGAGCACGGCGACCGCTTCGCGGACTTCGAGAACCGACTGGCCCGGGGCGAAGAGCCTCGCAACGCCTACAGCGCGGCGTTCAAGGGTGTGCCGAATCCAGGTGAGGGCCTCCCGAACTACATCCAGATCGGTCGCTACGCCGTCCTCACCCAGCCACTTCCCGCGGTGAATCCCCAGGTGCAGGAGCACCCGATGACGCCGGCGGAGGTGCACAGCGTGCGAGCGCGCCTGTTCAAGCTGGCGCCCTCGACCCGCACGCCCCAGGAGACCCAGGCGCTCTTCGAGCGGGAACTGGCCCAGGCGTTGAAGGAGGACTCCACGAGCGTCGCCGCCAACCAGCTGTACGCGGAGACTCTCGAGAAGCCCGAGCAGCAACTGGCTCGCGCCAGACCCCTCGTGCAGCAACACCCTGAGGATGGCCGGGCGTGGTTGATGCTGGCGGAGTCCTTGCGCGCGACTGGCAGCGCGGCCGAGGAACAAGAGAAGGCCTTCCAGCGCGCGGTGGAGCTGCTCCCTGACAGCCCCACGGCCCACAACGGCCTCGCCTGGTTCTACGCCAACACGACGCACCCGGAGCGAGGCCTCGCCGCCGCCGCCCGCGCGGTCGCGCTCAAGCCCGGGGACTCCGCCATCCTGGACACCTACGCGGCCCTGCTCTTCCAGACCCACCGATGCCCGGAAGCGCTCGCGCTCCAGCAGCGCGCCGTGGACATGATTCACGAGCGAGCGCCGGCCACGTTCCGCGGAACGCTGGAGCAGCGGCGGGCGCAGTACGAAGCAGCCTGCGCCAAGCCCTCCACCCCGAAACCCTGA
- a CDS encoding inorganic diphosphatase, with product MPESPRLSLPPLPAEPEVVIECPRFSFTKRRADGTVDFVSPVPCPYNYGSIPGLVADDGDPLDAIVLGARLRRGSHVRMRVVAVLGFVDSGRGDPKVVCSARGLSRVQRLGLEAFFRIYAIFKRVLHLARGNATDTRFVGWLPLPVTLADGATGRLGP from the coding sequence GTGCCCGAGTCGCCTCGCCTGTCCCTGCCTCCGCTGCCCGCTGAGCCGGAGGTCGTCATCGAGTGCCCGCGCTTCTCGTTCACGAAGCGCCGCGCGGACGGAACCGTCGACTTCGTGTCCCCCGTGCCGTGCCCGTACAACTACGGCTCCATCCCGGGCCTCGTCGCGGACGATGGTGACCCGCTGGACGCAATCGTCCTGGGTGCACGCCTGCGCCGTGGCAGCCACGTGCGAATGCGCGTGGTCGCGGTGCTTGGCTTCGTCGACTCGGGACGCGGTGACCCGAAGGTGGTGTGCAGCGCCCGGGGCCTGAGCCGCGTCCAGCGCCTGGGGCTGGAGGCGTTCTTCCGCATCTACGCCATCTTCAAGCGCGTGCTGCACCTGGCGCGCGGAAACGCCACCGACACGCGCTTCGTGGGGTGGCTGCCGCTGCCCGTGACGCTCGCCGACGGCGCTACAGGACGCCTCGGGCCTTGA
- a CDS encoding stage II sporulation protein M has protein sequence MEMAEFIESRRPRWERLESLLDKSERGGLRGLSLEDARSLGRLYRAASSDLLWVRARSGSADVSAYLNDLVGRAYALTYPGQRPRWADVWGFVSRGFPAVLHREWRMYVAAVLLMLAGVGFGYVGMMVDPDAAQYLVPADHRELDPAARADREASGEGMTVQDQAQFSSFLFTHNIQVAFFCFALGVTLGLGTAVMLFVNGLFLGALAQVYAAKGLAGWFWAWILPHGIPEITAICIAGAAGLVIARGMVAPQGLSRRQALRQEAITAVKLLFGTLALFVLAGCIEGSISQIHPPRLSVAFKISFALVVGAGVYAYLLSDWLRGVKAERTPS, from the coding sequence ATGGAGATGGCGGAGTTCATCGAGTCGCGCCGGCCGCGCTGGGAGAGGCTGGAGTCCCTGCTGGACAAGTCGGAGCGCGGTGGGTTGCGCGGGCTCAGCCTGGAGGACGCTCGCTCGCTGGGTCGGCTCTACCGGGCCGCCTCCAGTGACCTGCTCTGGGTTCGCGCGCGCAGCGGCTCCGCGGACGTGAGCGCCTATCTCAACGACCTCGTGGGGCGGGCGTACGCGCTCACGTATCCAGGACAGCGGCCTCGGTGGGCGGATGTCTGGGGCTTCGTGTCGCGCGGCTTCCCGGCCGTGCTGCATCGCGAGTGGCGCATGTACGTGGCCGCGGTGCTGCTCATGCTCGCGGGCGTCGGCTTCGGCTACGTGGGCATGATGGTGGACCCGGATGCCGCGCAGTACCTGGTGCCGGCTGACCACCGCGAGTTGGACCCCGCCGCGCGTGCCGACCGCGAGGCCTCGGGCGAGGGCATGACAGTGCAGGACCAGGCCCAGTTCTCGTCCTTCCTGTTCACGCACAACATCCAGGTGGCGTTCTTCTGCTTCGCGCTCGGCGTGACGCTGGGACTGGGCACCGCGGTGATGTTGTTCGTCAACGGCCTGTTCCTGGGCGCGCTCGCGCAGGTGTACGCGGCCAAGGGCTTGGCGGGGTGGTTCTGGGCGTGGATCCTTCCGCACGGCATCCCTGAGATCACCGCCATCTGCATCGCGGGCGCGGCCGGACTCGTCATCGCGCGGGGAATGGTGGCGCCTCAGGGCCTCTCTCGCCGCCAGGCGCTTCGGCAGGAGGCCATCACCGCGGTGAAGCTGCTGTTCGGAACGCTCGCGTTGTTCGTGCTCGCGGGTTGTATCGAAGGTTCCATCTCCCAGATTCATCCGCCGCGGCTTTCGGTGGCGTTCAAGATCTCCTTCGCGCTGGTGGTGGGCGCGGGCGTGTACGCCTACCTGCTGTCGGACTGGCTGCGCGGCGTGAAGGCGGAACGCACGCCGAGCTGA
- a CDS encoding DUF58 domain-containing protein codes for MIPTGRLWALLALLALPMAAAGFFPGLGGAVLAMDAVALALAALDLALARRVRLTVERTLPQRLNVGVPNKVELRFVVRSGRPVVAQVKDDVPESFTAIPEDALLRLAPDSQTRWMYRVTPERRGRFGFGDVHVRVAGPLGLMRHERTYPSAQSISVYPDLRGASRLLLSGAALDLVNLGLRQLRRDGRGSEFARLRDYAQGDSVRDVDWKATARRGKPVTRVMEAERSQTLLICVDSGRAMAARVDGLTKLDHAVNAALFLAFVAVRNGDRVGLAVFADGVKTYLPPAAGRGQYRKIVDALYSVTPSLTYVDYLALFKELNVRLARRSLLCVFTDFLDEEQASTLVAPLHRLARRHVPLCLSVKDTALQKLLATPPPSAEEAFQHAVASELLADREVLKARVSQGGVQMLDVQPDELHLAAVNRYLDIKARGVL; via the coding sequence GTGATTCCCACTGGGCGCCTGTGGGCGCTCCTCGCGCTGCTCGCGCTGCCCATGGCGGCAGCGGGCTTCTTCCCCGGGCTGGGAGGCGCGGTGCTGGCCATGGACGCGGTGGCGCTCGCGCTCGCCGCGCTCGACCTGGCGCTCGCGCGACGGGTGCGGCTGACGGTCGAGCGCACCTTGCCGCAGCGCCTCAACGTCGGCGTGCCCAACAAGGTCGAGCTGCGCTTCGTGGTGCGCTCGGGTCGTCCGGTGGTGGCGCAGGTGAAGGACGACGTCCCCGAGTCCTTCACCGCCATCCCCGAGGATGCCCTGCTGCGCCTCGCGCCAGACAGCCAGACGCGCTGGATGTACCGGGTGACGCCCGAGCGCCGAGGCCGGTTCGGCTTCGGTGACGTGCACGTGCGCGTCGCGGGGCCGCTGGGGCTGATGCGCCACGAGCGCACCTATCCGTCAGCCCAGAGCATCTCCGTCTACCCAGACCTGCGCGGCGCCAGCCGGCTCCTCTTGTCCGGAGCGGCGCTGGACCTGGTGAACCTGGGACTGCGGCAGCTTCGCCGCGACGGGCGAGGCAGCGAGTTCGCGCGCCTGCGGGACTACGCGCAAGGCGACAGCGTGCGCGACGTGGACTGGAAGGCCACCGCGCGCCGAGGCAAGCCCGTCACGCGGGTGATGGAAGCGGAGCGCTCGCAGACGCTGCTCATCTGCGTGGACTCAGGCCGAGCCATGGCCGCGCGAGTGGACGGTCTCACCAAGCTGGACCACGCGGTGAACGCGGCCCTGTTCCTGGCCTTCGTGGCGGTGCGCAATGGGGACCGCGTGGGGCTGGCGGTCTTCGCGGATGGCGTGAAGACATACCTGCCTCCCGCGGCCGGGCGCGGGCAGTACCGGAAGATTGTCGACGCGCTCTACTCCGTCACGCCGAGCCTCACGTACGTGGACTACCTGGCGCTCTTCAAGGAGCTGAACGTCCGGCTGGCGCGGCGCAGCCTGCTGTGTGTCTTCACGGACTTCCTCGACGAGGAGCAGGCCTCCACGCTCGTCGCGCCGCTGCACCGACTGGCGCGGCGGCACGTGCCGCTGTGCTTGTCGGTCAAGGACACCGCCCTCCAGAAGCTGCTGGCCACCCCTCCGCCCAGCGCAGAAGAAGCCTTCCAGCACGCCGTCGCCTCGGAGCTGCTCGCGGACCGCGAGGTGCTCAAGGCCCGAGTGAGCCAAGGCGGCGTGCAGATGCTGGACGTGCAGCCGGACGAGCTGCACCTGGCCGCCGTGAACCGCTACCTGGACATCAAGGCCCGAGGCGTCCTGTAG
- a CDS encoding bifunctional metallophosphatase/5'-nucleotidase yields the protein MSQKLPLFRPSRRSPSQPRLSSGALVLALGALVGCEKSAPPAPPPPAAAQAEVQAKPTVPPEVTLLVTGGAWGQLLPADGKGGAAELMGRWVTEEKHCPGPLKDGQASCPDSGTLALATGDHWNGPAISSFFLGAPTAEVMGHMGYAASALGNHELSFGKEPFLKNRAAGGFPFLAANLKVKDASLAGDLSVPAFQVFERRGFKVAVVGLTSAKTVRTAMSGRAEGLEVTPPADALAVAIPEARKAGADAVVVVADMCPTELEAAVTSHPEWKLALVAGGRCHQSTEPKKVGDTTFVSLRRGFENYARTRITFDAAKPAGEKVKAAETQVVDVAGGTPDAETAKIISGWKAKIDEVLGQQIGFSKAGIAQDSPQMAKWVAGSVRDVLGTDGVILNKGGIRGALPAGPITRGTVYSVMPFENSLMTVKLKGADLVTQLANPNALVAGFTAAGKGKFKDAKGKAIDPKAEYTVATIEYLYFGGDGFEFEKFDSEPTETGMAWQTPVVDWTQKLATTESKPLEKQLK from the coding sequence GTGAGCCAGAAACTTCCTCTCTTCCGTCCGTCCCGTCGTTCCCCAAGCCAGCCTCGGCTGTCGTCCGGTGCGCTGGTCCTCGCCCTGGGCGCACTCGTTGGCTGTGAGAAGAGCGCTCCTCCGGCACCGCCTCCGCCCGCCGCGGCCCAGGCCGAGGTGCAGGCCAAGCCCACGGTTCCTCCCGAGGTCACGCTGCTCGTGACGGGGGGCGCGTGGGGGCAGCTGCTGCCCGCCGATGGCAAGGGTGGCGCGGCCGAACTCATGGGGCGCTGGGTGACCGAGGAGAAGCACTGCCCGGGCCCGCTGAAGGATGGACAGGCCTCGTGCCCGGACTCCGGGACGCTGGCGCTCGCGACGGGTGACCATTGGAACGGTCCGGCCATCTCGTCCTTCTTCCTGGGCGCGCCGACGGCCGAGGTCATGGGCCACATGGGCTATGCGGCCTCCGCGCTGGGCAACCACGAGCTGTCGTTCGGCAAGGAGCCCTTCCTCAAGAACCGCGCCGCGGGTGGCTTCCCGTTCCTGGCCGCGAACTTGAAAGTGAAGGACGCCTCGCTGGCGGGTGACCTCTCGGTTCCGGCGTTCCAGGTGTTCGAGCGGCGGGGCTTCAAGGTGGCGGTGGTGGGCCTCACCTCGGCGAAGACGGTGCGCACGGCGATGTCCGGCCGCGCCGAGGGCCTCGAGGTGACGCCGCCCGCCGACGCGCTGGCGGTGGCGATTCCCGAGGCGCGCAAGGCGGGCGCCGATGCCGTGGTGGTCGTCGCGGACATGTGCCCCACCGAGTTGGAGGCCGCGGTCACCAGTCACCCCGAGTGGAAGCTGGCGCTCGTGGCCGGTGGCCGGTGCCATCAGTCGACCGAGCCCAAGAAGGTGGGGGACACCACGTTCGTGTCCCTGCGCCGCGGGTTCGAGAACTACGCGCGCACGCGCATCACCTTCGACGCGGCGAAGCCCGCGGGTGAGAAGGTGAAGGCCGCGGAGACCCAGGTGGTGGACGTGGCCGGTGGCACGCCCGACGCGGAGACGGCGAAGATCATCTCCGGTTGGAAGGCGAAGATCGACGAGGTCCTGGGCCAGCAGATCGGTTTCAGCAAGGCGGGCATCGCGCAGGACTCGCCGCAGATGGCGAAGTGGGTCGCGGGCTCGGTGCGGGACGTGCTTGGCACGGATGGCGTCATCCTCAACAAGGGTGGCATCCGTGGCGCGCTGCCGGCGGGCCCCATCACCCGCGGCACCGTCTACTCGGTCATGCCGTTCGAGAACTCGCTCATGACCGTGAAGCTGAAGGGCGCGGACCTGGTCACCCAGCTTGCGAACCCGAACGCGCTGGTCGCGGGCTTCACCGCGGCGGGCAAGGGCAAGTTCAAGGACGCGAAGGGCAAGGCGATCGACCCGAAGGCCGAGTACACCGTGGCCACCATCGAGTACCTCTACTTCGGCGGTGACGGCTTCGAGTTCGAGAAGTTCGACAGCGAGCCGACCGAGACGGGCATGGCCTGGCAGACGCCGGTGGTGGACTGGACGCAGAAGCTGGCGACCACCGAGTCGAAGCCGCTGGAGAAGCAGCTGAAGTAG